Proteins encoded in a region of the Sphingomonas sp. OV641 genome:
- the murF gene encoding UDP-N-acetylmuramoyl-tripeptide--D-alanyl-D-alanine ligase — translation MPYLWTSDAIAAATHGHVSADFDVKGVAFDSREVGPGDLFIALRGEATDGHCFLEQAYAQGAAGALVSDQAAGPHVQVADTFVALEDLGRAARARTDAKIIGVTGSVGKTSTKEALFAALDRSAPGSTHRSVKSYNNHTGVPLSLARMPASTRYGVLEMGMNHPGELAHLTTLVRPHVAIVTAIAPAHTEFFPDESAIADAKGEIFRGLEPGGIAIVPYDSPHRDRLIAAAKPYAARIMTFGTAREADVRPIETMPVRTGGTFVSAKVGERELSFTVGQPGAHWVSNALAVLAAVDAVGGDLGLAGLALADLGGLPGRGARFVAPVKQGQALVIDESYNANPASMAATLSVLAAEPGRHVAVLGEMRELGASSPDYHAALKEPLEAAHVEVALLVGEAMTPLAQALEGRLEFVHVPTAAAALEVLPGMLAPGDAVLVKGSNGVGLSRVIAALAGGMA, via the coding sequence ATGCCATATCTCTGGACCTCCGACGCGATCGCCGCCGCCACTCACGGTCATGTCTCGGCCGACTTTGACGTAAAGGGCGTTGCATTCGACTCCCGCGAAGTCGGCCCGGGCGACCTGTTCATTGCCCTGCGCGGCGAGGCCACGGACGGTCACTGCTTCCTTGAGCAGGCCTATGCGCAGGGCGCCGCCGGAGCCCTTGTCTCGGACCAGGCTGCCGGGCCGCACGTGCAGGTGGCGGACACCTTTGTCGCGCTCGAGGATCTCGGTCGTGCGGCCCGTGCGCGCACGGACGCAAAGATCATCGGTGTGACCGGATCGGTTGGCAAGACCTCAACCAAGGAGGCGTTGTTCGCGGCGCTGGATCGAAGCGCGCCCGGTTCCACGCACCGTTCCGTCAAAAGCTACAACAACCACACCGGCGTCCCGCTCAGCCTTGCGCGGATGCCGGCTTCGACCCGGTATGGCGTGCTCGAGATGGGGATGAACCACCCGGGCGAGCTTGCGCACCTGACCACCCTGGTGCGTCCGCATGTCGCGATCGTCACCGCGATCGCACCGGCGCACACCGAATTCTTCCCCGATGAAAGCGCGATTGCCGACGCAAAGGGGGAGATCTTTCGCGGGCTGGAGCCCGGCGGCATTGCGATCGTGCCCTATGACAGCCCTCATCGCGATCGCCTGATTGCCGCAGCAAAACCATATGCCGCACGAATCATGACGTTCGGTACGGCACGTGAGGCGGACGTTCGCCCGATCGAGACCATGCCCGTCCGCACCGGAGGCACCTTCGTCTCCGCAAAGGTGGGCGAGCGGGAGCTGAGCTTCACCGTCGGCCAGCCCGGCGCGCATTGGGTTTCGAACGCCCTGGCGGTTCTCGCGGCCGTGGATGCAGTCGGCGGCGACCTCGGGCTTGCGGGGCTCGCCCTTGCCGATCTGGGCGGCCTGCCCGGCCGCGGGGCGCGCTTCGTCGCGCCGGTCAAGCAGGGCCAGGCGCTGGTGATCGATGAAAGTTATAACGCCAATCCGGCATCCATGGCGGCGACACTCTCGGTCTTGGCCGCCGAACCCGGCCGGCATGTCGCTGTGCTGGGCGAAATGCGGGAGCTGGGCGCTTCATCCCCGGACTATCACGCAGCATTGAAGGAGCCGCTTGAGGCGGCGCACGTCGAAGTGGCGCTGCTTGTCGGCGAAGCGATGACGCCGCTTGCACAAGCGCTTGAGGGGCGGCTGGAATTCGTCCATGTGCCCACCGCCGCAGCGGCGCTGGAGGTTCTTCCCGGAATGCTCGCGCCGGGTGATGCGGTACTCGTCAAGGGATCAAACGGGGTCGGGCTGTCGCGCGTGATCGCGGCGCTCGCCGGGGGCATGGCATAG
- a CDS encoding UDP-N-acetylmuramoyl-L-alanyl-D-glutamate--2,6-diaminopimelate ligase: MKLGELTGNGEVATVTGFAIDHRKVAPGNVFGAFEGARVNGEDFIPAAIAAGAIAVVARHEAEVKGAAHIAADNPRACFADLAARFFAPFPATCVAVTGTNGKTSTVELARQLWRMAGHSAASIGTLGVTTSDERVGTGLTTPDVVTFLSNVAGLAREGVTHLAFEASSHGLTQYRTEGLHVSAAAFTNLSRDHLDYHGDMAAYFTAKLRLFSEVLAPDGTVVVWVDDPHSERVVDLARARRNGLLTVGEHGDDLRLISRDPTLLGQGLVILAGGVEHRVTLPLIGAYQAANAMIAAGLVIATGGDTAQTIAGLARLQPVRGRLERAVIAPSGAPVYVDYAHTPDALEAAIAALRPHVAGRLILVFGAGGDRDQGKREPMGQIAAAHADLAIVTDDNPRSEQPAAIRAEILKGAPGAIECGDRREALRRAVREANADDIVLIAGKGHEQGQIVGDLVLPFDDVNVAREVAGEA, encoded by the coding sequence ATGAAGCTCGGCGAGCTCACCGGGAACGGCGAAGTGGCAACGGTGACCGGCTTTGCGATCGATCATCGCAAGGTCGCGCCGGGTAATGTGTTCGGTGCGTTCGAGGGCGCACGGGTCAACGGCGAAGACTTCATCCCCGCGGCGATCGCCGCCGGTGCAATTGCCGTGGTGGCCCGGCACGAGGCCGAGGTGAAGGGCGCCGCGCACATCGCGGCAGACAATCCGCGCGCCTGCTTTGCTGATCTGGCGGCGCGCTTCTTTGCGCCGTTTCCCGCCACGTGCGTGGCGGTGACCGGCACGAACGGCAAGACCTCCACCGTTGAGCTCGCCCGCCAGCTCTGGCGAATGGCGGGCCATTCAGCAGCGTCGATCGGCACCTTGGGCGTCACCACGTCCGATGAACGGGTAGGTACCGGGCTGACGACGCCGGACGTGGTCACCTTCCTGTCCAATGTCGCCGGACTCGCGCGTGAGGGCGTCACCCATCTCGCGTTCGAGGCATCCAGCCACGGACTGACCCAGTACCGCACGGAAGGGCTCCACGTCTCGGCTGCGGCGTTCACCAATCTCAGTCGTGATCATCTCGACTATCACGGTGACATGGCGGCATATTTCACCGCCAAGCTGCGCCTCTTCTCCGAAGTCCTCGCGCCCGACGGCACGGTGGTCGTGTGGGTGGACGATCCGCATTCGGAACGCGTCGTCGATCTGGCGCGCGCCCGTCGCAACGGCCTGCTGACGGTTGGCGAGCACGGGGACGACCTACGGTTGATTTCACGCGACCCGACGTTGCTGGGGCAAGGCCTGGTGATCCTGGCCGGGGGAGTGGAACATCGCGTCACCCTGCCGCTGATCGGTGCCTATCAGGCCGCCAATGCGATGATTGCGGCGGGCCTAGTGATCGCCACGGGCGGCGACACTGCCCAGACGATCGCCGGGCTTGCACGGTTGCAGCCGGTGCGCGGGCGGCTGGAGCGCGCGGTAATCGCGCCGAGCGGCGCGCCGGTCTATGTCGATTACGCGCACACGCCCGATGCGCTGGAGGCGGCCATCGCCGCGCTGCGGCCCCATGTGGCCGGCCGTCTCATCCTAGTGTTTGGTGCCGGCGGGGACCGTGACCAGGGAAAGCGGGAGCCGATGGGGCAGATCGCGGCCGCACATGCGGATCTCGCAATCGTGACTGACGATAACCCCCGCAGCGAGCAGCCGGCGGCGATCCGCGCCGAGATCCTGAAGGGCGCGCCGGGCGCCATTGAATGCGGGGATCGGCGCGAGGCGCTCCGGCGCGCGGTTCGGGAGGCGAACGCAGACGATATCGTGCTGATCGCCGGGAAGGGGCACGAACAGGGGCAGATCGTCGGCGATCTGGTGCTCCCGTTCGATGACGTCAATGTAGCCAGGGAGGTGGCAGGTGAAGCGTAA
- a CDS encoding penicillin-binding protein 2 has protein sequence MVARAARPARVSEQRQALLATQHMRLMVLLLLFGAAILLVIARLAMLAFDGGPQRTAAISTAPRGDIVDRNGQQLARTIDAWTIGVHPRRLLGDRSDIAKKLADLMPDIGDQHHFYRLITKDVNFTYLNRRASPALVQAVNAIGEPGIVFDRETQRLYPQSTLAAHVLGYIGTTRKDPTVHGRLGMERALDERLLNPAMSGKPVILSIDSRVQAAMESELGQSMASMQARAAAGVVLDVDTGEVIAMVSLPLFNPNRVGMAGIEQLRNTVTQSVYELGSAFKPIAMATAIDNGVVTDMSRRFDATAPLQVGRFRIKDDHAQNRWLNIPETLIHSSNIATARIADEIGAERMQIMFRKLGFDTKPDIELVEKGRPLWPHFWARTTVMTTAYGHGIAVTPLHLANAYATLVNGGVWRPTTLLKVAPGAAPKGRRVISETTSARMRQLLRLIVTDGTGRKAEAPGYRVGGKTGTAEAAEKGGYAHNRNVSTFAAAFPMDAPRYVVLTMMDSPKRVEANLFQTTAAYTAAPVVSRVISRTGAMLGVIPDAQRDIDVRELQSLLWHAPGNKKVDAE, from the coding sequence ATGGTCGCCCGGGCAGCGCGCCCAGCGCGCGTAAGCGAACAGCGCCAGGCGCTGCTTGCGACCCAGCACATGCGCCTCATGGTGCTATTGCTGCTGTTCGGGGCGGCGATCCTGCTGGTGATCGCGCGCCTGGCGATGCTGGCCTTCGATGGCGGACCGCAGCGGACCGCCGCCATCAGCACGGCGCCGCGCGGCGACATCGTTGATCGCAATGGGCAGCAACTCGCACGAACGATCGACGCGTGGACGATCGGTGTCCATCCGCGTCGCTTGCTGGGCGACCGCAGCGATATTGCGAAGAAGCTGGCCGACCTGATGCCGGATATCGGCGACCAGCATCATTTCTATCGCCTGATCACCAAGGACGTGAACTTCACCTACCTGAACCGCCGGGCGTCTCCGGCGCTGGTTCAGGCGGTGAATGCCATCGGTGAGCCAGGCATCGTGTTCGATCGCGAAACGCAGCGCCTGTACCCGCAATCCACCCTGGCGGCGCATGTGCTCGGCTACATCGGCACGACACGGAAGGATCCGACCGTTCATGGCCGGCTGGGCATGGAGCGGGCGCTGGACGAGCGCCTCCTGAACCCGGCCATGTCCGGTAAGCCAGTGATCCTGTCGATCGACAGCCGCGTTCAGGCGGCGATGGAAAGCGAGCTTGGCCAATCGATGGCGAGCATGCAGGCGCGCGCCGCCGCCGGCGTGGTGCTCGACGTCGATACCGGCGAAGTGATCGCGATGGTGTCGCTGCCCCTGTTCAATCCCAACCGGGTCGGCATGGCCGGGATCGAGCAGCTTCGGAATACCGTCACCCAAAGCGTGTACGAGCTGGGCTCTGCCTTCAAGCCGATCGCCATGGCGACCGCCATCGACAATGGCGTGGTCACGGACATGTCTCGGCGTTTCGATGCCACCGCCCCGCTGCAGGTGGGTCGTTTCCGGATCAAGGACGACCATGCGCAGAACCGCTGGCTCAACATCCCCGAAACGCTGATCCACTCGTCCAACATAGCCACCGCGCGCATTGCGGATGAGATCGGCGCCGAGCGGATGCAGATCATGTTCCGCAAGCTCGGCTTCGATACCAAGCCCGATATCGAGCTGGTCGAGAAAGGGCGCCCGCTGTGGCCGCACTTCTGGGCCCGCACCACGGTGATGACGACGGCTTATGGGCATGGCATCGCCGTGACGCCGCTTCACCTTGCCAATGCCTATGCGACGTTGGTCAATGGCGGCGTCTGGCGGCCGACGACTCTGCTGAAAGTCGCACCTGGCGCGGCCCCGAAGGGCCGCCGGGTGATCAGCGAGACGACCAGTGCCCGCATGCGGCAGCTGCTCCGTCTGATTGTGACGGACGGGACCGGGCGAAAGGCAGAGGCACCCGGCTATCGCGTCGGCGGCAAGACGGGCACCGCCGAAGCGGCCGAAAAGGGCGGCTATGCGCACAACCGCAACGTCTCGACCTTTGCCGCGGCCTTCCCGATGGATGCACCGCGCTATGTCGTGCTCACCATGATGGACAGCCCGAAGCGCGTGGAGGCAAACCTTTTCCAGACCACGGCTGCCTATACCGCCGCGCCAGTCGTCAGCCGCGTCATCAGCCGTACCGGCGCGATGCTGGGGGTCATTCCGGACGCGCAGCGGGACATCGATGTTCGCGAGCTGCAAAGCCTGCTCTGGCACGCGCCCGGCAACAAGAAGGTGGATGCCGAATGA
- the rsmH gene encoding 16S rRNA (cytosine(1402)-N(4))-methyltransferase RsmH, protein MSGAPHIPVLLEEVLTALAPAPGETMVDATFGAGGYTRALLGLGARVFAFDRDPDAISAGRELETSEAGLILVASEFSRLDRELAARGAAPVDGITMDIGVSSMHLDQAARGFSFQQDGPLDMRMSQEGESAADFLNNADEADIADVLWRYGEEPKSRRVARAIVAARPLTTTGDFARVVRKALGHRPHDKKDPATRAFQAVRIHVNRELDELAAGLAAAERALAPGGRLAVVSFHSLEDRMIKRFLRERSGGTPAGSRHRPAAVDTRQPTFEVLGRAVRPTAAEVARNPRARSATLRAARRTAAPAWGENEIDVAGRAASGDE, encoded by the coding sequence GTGAGCGGCGCGCCTCACATCCCGGTCCTGCTGGAGGAAGTGCTGACGGCGCTCGCCCCTGCGCCTGGCGAAACCATGGTCGATGCCACCTTTGGTGCCGGGGGATATACCCGCGCATTGCTGGGGCTCGGCGCGCGCGTGTTCGCCTTTGATCGCGATCCTGACGCGATCTCGGCAGGGCGCGAGCTGGAAACGTCCGAGGCTGGCCTGATCCTCGTGGCATCGGAGTTCTCCCGGCTGGATCGGGAGCTGGCCGCGCGTGGCGCAGCGCCGGTGGACGGTATCACGATGGATATCGGCGTGTCGTCCATGCACCTCGACCAGGCGGCGCGCGGCTTCTCGTTCCAGCAGGACGGTCCGCTGGACATGCGGATGAGCCAGGAAGGGGAAAGCGCCGCCGACTTCCTCAACAATGCCGATGAGGCGGACATCGCGGACGTGCTGTGGCGCTATGGCGAGGAGCCGAAGTCGCGGCGGGTGGCGCGCGCGATCGTGGCGGCACGGCCGCTAACGACGACTGGCGATTTCGCCCGCGTGGTACGCAAGGCTCTGGGCCATCGGCCGCATGACAAGAAGGATCCGGCGACCCGCGCTTTTCAGGCGGTGCGCATTCATGTGAACCGCGAGCTTGATGAGCTGGCGGCCGGGCTGGCCGCAGCGGAGCGGGCGCTCGCGCCGGGCGGGCGGCTGGCGGTCGTCAGCTTTCACTCGCTGGAGGACCGCATGATCAAGCGTTTCCTTCGCGAGCGGAGCGGCGGAACGCCGGCGGGATCGCGTCATCGGCCGGCGGCCGTGGATACGCGCCAGCCGACATTTGAGGTTCTCGGGCGGGCGGTGCGTCCGACGGCGGCGGAGGTGGCGCGCAATCCGCGTGCCCGATCCGCGACCCTGCGGGCGGCGCGCCGGACGGCTGCGCCGGCATGGGGCGAAAACGAAATAGATGTGGCGGGGCGGGCTGCGAGTGGAGACGAGTAA
- a CDS encoding cysteine synthase A, producing the protein MHTAPDTLSLIGHTPLVRLKGPSEATGCDIFGKCEFANPGASVKDRAALFIVEDAEARGALQPGGTIVEGTAGNTGIGLALVANAKGYRTIIVMPDTQSKEKMETLRALGAELVTVPAAPYSSPCHFVHQSRRIAEETPGAVWANQFDNIANRRAHIVGTAEEIWAQMDGRIDGFTCAAGTGGTIAGVGLGLKEKDEGITIALSDPHGAALYEYYAHGELKSEGSSVAEGIGQGRITANLEGAPIDTQFRISDAEGLEWVDRLLSEEGLCLGLSSGINVAGAVRLAKALGPGKRVATILCDTGFRYLSTLYNPTWRESKGLASARS; encoded by the coding sequence ATGCACACTGCTCCAGATACGCTTTCGCTCATTGGTCACACACCGCTCGTCCGCCTCAAGGGGCCTAGTGAGGCAACAGGTTGCGACATCTTCGGCAAGTGTGAGTTTGCTAATCCCGGCGCCAGCGTGAAGGACCGCGCGGCGCTATTCATCGTCGAGGATGCGGAGGCGCGTGGCGCTCTTCAGCCCGGCGGTACTATTGTGGAAGGGACGGCCGGCAATACCGGCATTGGCCTGGCGCTGGTGGCGAACGCCAAGGGTTATCGCACCATTATCGTGATGCCGGACACGCAATCCAAGGAAAAGATGGAGACACTGCGGGCGCTCGGCGCCGAGCTCGTAACGGTGCCGGCGGCGCCTTATTCCAGCCCCTGTCATTTCGTGCACCAGTCCCGCCGCATCGCGGAGGAAACGCCCGGCGCCGTCTGGGCTAACCAGTTCGACAATATCGCCAATCGCCGCGCTCATATCGTCGGTACGGCAGAGGAGATCTGGGCGCAGATGGACGGACGGATCGACGGCTTCACCTGTGCCGCGGGTACTGGTGGCACCATTGCCGGGGTTGGGCTCGGCCTCAAGGAAAAGGATGAAGGCATCACGATCGCGCTCAGCGATCCGCATGGCGCGGCGCTTTACGAATATTATGCCCATGGCGAGTTGAAGAGCGAGGGCTCGTCCGTTGCCGAGGGCATCGGTCAGGGGCGCATCACCGCGAACCTCGAGGGTGCGCCGATCGACACACAATTCCGGATTTCGGATGCCGAGGGCCTGGAGTGGGTCGACCGACTGCTGTCGGAGGAGGGGCTCTGCCTTGGGCTGTCATCCGGGATCAACGTCGCCGGCGCGGTCCGCCTCGCCAAGGCATTGGGGCCCGGCAAGAGAGTGGCCACGATCCTGTGCGACACCGGCTTTCGGTACCTGTCCACGCTCTACAACCCCACCTGGCGCGAGTCGAAGGGATTGGCGTCGGCACGGTCTTGA